The sequence below is a genomic window from Sphingobacterium sp. ML3W.
TACATAAAATATAAGGGGGGTTACCGACATGAATGTCGGTAACCCCTTTATTAAGCGTAAAAATAATGACAAAAAAGGATTTAACTAACTCAATTGTAGAGCGTAAAAATGTTATTAATAATACCATTGCTCTACCAGAAATTTATAAAGCGATTGGCTTCGCAGGCATCATGTTTGAAAAGAAATATAGATTTACTAAGAGCCAATTAGAGAATTTTTATGAGGTGGAATCAAGAACAATCGAGCGATTGTTATCTAACCACGAAGAAGAGCTTAAAGAAAGCGGCTATGAGGTCATTAATAGTGATCGTTTACGCGAGTTTAAGCAAGTGGCTTTGTCAAGTGATCTATCAGATTTTACGCAAAAGGATAAGGATAGTATTTCGACGTCACCTGTATTAGGCATATTTACTTTTAAGGCATTTTTGAATGTTGGTATGTTACTCGCTGAATCTGAGCGAGCTCGTCAGGTTAGATCATTGATTTTGGATATTATTATTGATGTATTAAACCAAAAAGCTGGAGGTCATACTAAGTTTATAAATCAACGAGAAGAACAGTATCTACTTGCTGCAATGGATGAATTTTCATACCGTGAAAAATTCACAAATGCTATTGATAAATTTATAGCTAAAAATAGTTTTAAGTATAGTCAATTAACGGATAAAGTTTATAAAAGTATTTTTAAAGAAGATGCGCAAGAGTACAAGAAAATTTTAAAATTGAAAGTCAAGGAAAGTGTACGATCAACGTTTTATAGTGAGATCTTACGTGTGGTATCTGATTACGAAAATGCATTTGCAAAGGAATTGGAAAGAGCGTTTGAAGTTAAAAAGGAAAAATTAAGCTTATCCGAAGCTCATCAGCTTTTTAATGATTTTGCTGTACGGGCAGAAGATATGATGGAAGCTTCAATAAACGATGCTCGTTCTAAGATGGCAAGTCGAGATCTCGTTTTTAGAGACGCTCTACATACTAAACTTGAAGAGTATGTAAAGGAAATTTCGGAAGATGATTTTGATAAGTTTTTTGGAGAGCAAAGTATGGCACTTGAAAAACGATTAGAACAAAATGAAGATGTTTTTAAGCGTTTAAAGGATAGATAATGAGATTTATTTATATTGAACGCATCGAGGATGTCATAAAAGCGCATGATAAAGTCATTGCTATATCAGGCGGATTGCCTGGAGTAAAGAATATTGAATATATTGACAGTGTAATTTATCAAATTAGGAATGATGACTATTATCCAGAGTTTGAAGATAAATTGACGCATCTTGTTTTTTCAGTCAATAAATTTCATGCTTTCCAGGATGGAAATAAGCGTAGTTCAATAGCTGTTGGTGGATTGTTCTTAGAATTGAATGGTTTTGACTATGTAGGATCACGATTTATTCGTGAAATGGAAAATATTACTGTATGTGTTGCTGAAGATATTATTGATAAAGATATGCTTTGGGAATTAATCTATTCTATTATTTACGAAGATGATTTTCCGGAAGAATTGAAAATTAGACTGACTCATTCATTGTTAAGAGCTCAAGCATTAAACTTATTGAAACTGGATGATGACGATGATGTGGAGTTTGAAGATGTATTTTAACATTATTAAATGCCAAATAATGATATTCTTTATAAGGGGTAGAGTTATCTCCACCCATGGTCATAGGATTAAAAGGTAGGGGATTGTGTGCGTATTTCAACGGTTTTGCTCATTTTCAAAATTCTATATGTCAAACGTCGATTCAAAAATTCTCATTTGCTCAATCTGCGTATTTATAGCCTCCTCTATTCTATTTAGAAAAATTTGATTATTGTAACAAAAGCTTCTAATGTTAATAATCATTGATTCTATCTTTACATAATGCTTCTAAAATCCTTGTCTTCAAAGTAGAAGCCATCTTCCTTTATTTTTTTAACAAGAGTGTAAATTAGACTATCTACTACAGAAATTTCCGAGGGTCAGACTTTTGGGTAGAGTTTAGAAAGGATATCTATCATACCGAGTATCTTGAGGCTCTTGGATTGAACGGGTGGCAAGTGAAGGCTGTTTTGTTTGCCAAAGACAAAGGGAAAATAACGAATAGTGATTATCAGGTGTTAAATAGTATATCCAAAAGAACTGCAACAACTGAATTGACAGAACTGGTAGATAAGTTCAAAGTTCTTATTAAAACAGGGACATCCGGCTCGAGTATCTTCTACAAGATTGTGGGGCAATAGTGGGGCAAAAACTGCCATAGTGGGGCAATATAGCATGAAATGATTTTATATTTATTGCTGACAAAATGATGTGTTTTTAATTGTGCAACTCCCCGTTGCACAATTGATATATATAAGAACTAGCTTATTTGCTGTTCAATAATTTTTCTAAAAGTTCTACTTTAGATTTCTCGGATTCAAGGAGGCGCTCGTAGAGTTTTTTGTTTTCTTCGTGAGCTTCGATTAGTTTTTCTATGGGATTGAATGAGAAAGTGGAATTTGTACTGTATGCGCCGGCACCACTGTTGTCATGGAAAGAGTTAAAATAATTAAACACAGCTTCTTCACTAAAATTTTCAATAGCATCTGTAGTAACGCCCAAAATTTCGGCTACCTGAGCCAAAAGATCTTCTTCTATAGATTCACTGCGTTCTATGTTGGAAACGGTCTGCTGACTTACACCTAGTGCATTTGCCAGTGCTTCTTGCTTCATACCACGCAACTCGCGTAAGCGACTGATTTTTGGTCCAATCTTGTTTTCCTTACTCATACTTCAAAGTTAATAATATTCTGTCATTTGTTTATCGAGAATCTTATGCTTTGGTAATTTACAAATTTTTGATTGTTTTTTACTAAAGAGATTGGTGCGTTACAAGTCGTTTTAGTTCGGTACGTGAGGTTTTCTATAGTTATTTGTATAAACCAAATGTAAACAGTTATGGGAAATAAAAAAGAGAAAATCGTTGAAGTTAGCCGTTTTGATAAATACGCTGAGATCAATGAAGTCTATTCAAGTCTAGACAGGACTTATCAAATTAATGTACCTAGTAATTTTAGAATGCTTTGCACTATTCTAGATGTTAAAGTTGATGATATTCTTAAAGATTTTATGTGGCTGGTAAGCTATTCTGTACATAGTAATACTACTAATAAAAGAAGAAAAGCTGCCCGAAAGTTTTTTATGAGTTGTAGGTATGGTCAACCTGGGTATTCGGAAGAGCAAATTAACCAGATGTTTGACGAGCTTAAAGCAGAACGACTAAACTATGATACTATAGATGGAATGGAACGTGAAGATTTAGAGTTGTTTTGGAGAAATAACCATATGTATAAACAACATTGGTTTAAGCGATGGTTTAATAAAAAATGTCGTAAAGAGGCTATAACAGTACTTAATGATTATTAAAGCATTAATACGATGATAGAATTTGATAGCATTGTTGTGCAAACCCAATGTAGGGTTTCGCTTCAAAAAGGAGAAGTTACTTCGTTTAGTATTGACGAGGATTCTGACAGAGCGGGGTGGATTGAAATAGACATAGTAAATGGAGAACTGGTCATATATACAAGACCTGAATTTTATGGCTTTTTATTATTACATGACTATTATCCTAAAATAAATATAACCTTCAATGAGTTGAAAGGCCTTAGATTACTAGATCGTTGCTTTGTGAAATCAATAGATACGTTGCTTTTACATCAAACCGGTATTATTGTTAAAGAAGGAAGTTTGAATATATGTGTAGATGCATTTTCAATAGATTGCACCGTGCTAAAAAATGCCCGTGTAAAAATATCAGGTGAAAGCATTATCTCACATATCTTAACGAATCAAAAGGCGATTTATGATGGTTCAGCATTTGAATGTTCAGAAGGGACTGTACATGCTCATTTTGATTCGACAATTTCAATCTGGTATACAACTGAGGTTGAAATAGGACTTTGGGGACGTAGTAAGCTAACTTATCGAGATACCCCTAGGATGAAGATAGTTCAGATTGACGAGGGGTGTTCCTTGAAAGCCTTGGAGATACCTTTAACATAACACCTAAACTGAGGCATTATGCACCACGTAGAATACGAAAATAATTACATTACACTATTGACAGAACAGGAAATATTAAATCCGTATTTAGTATTTGAGAATTTGTTTGTTGATTTTTCGTCCGCAGAAGCATTGCAAGATGAAATATTTGAAATCTTGACAATAGCTATACGACGAAATTACTGGTTGACTTATGATTCTCCTCTTGTTTTATACAAAAAGTACAAGAAGCTTGTCCGGATATTTGAAGCAGGATGGTTAATCTGTAAAATAAGACCTGTGACTTGTGTTCGCGAGAATCTTTTAATCCCCTATGATGAGATTGAGGCTGTCGTACCAAAGAGAAAAAAAATAAAAATTATTAAAGATGGATTTTCTGAGGGGTATCGGACAGTTATTTTTTCTTATAACTCTAGCTCGCTAGATACCATACGTTCAGATCTTTTCTATTTACTATTTGAGGGACTAATGCCTACTTGTGTGAAGTATTCAGATGAGATCGATGAATATTATTTTAGAATGATCCAGCAAATGAATGATCTTATTAGTGCGCTTCATACAGTGTATTATTATGAAAAGGATAATATCTTATCTGCAACAGATATGGAAGTTTTGAAGACTATGTGTGATGAGTTTATGACTAGAGAATCTTTTTTTGATTATAATAGCGATTTGCAAGGTGGGTTAAGCTACGCCAATAAGGAAGAGATTAAAAATGCCCTAACTATATCACGTAAAATTCTTTTTACTACTAATTTTTGGAAACTACACGGTAATCCAGGTAATATACTATACTACTATCATGACTTTTTGTTTATCCTTGACTCTTATTGGATTCATTATCTAGAACTTTGTAATGAAGATACAGATTTTAACACCAAATGGGAATACCCTGAAGAGAAAAAGCAAGAGATATACAATTCTGGGTATGAATGGATAAAACGGCCATGGAAGTTGTTACATGATAAATTTGAAAAGCGATCGATTTATGAGTGGCGAAATTTACTTGATAAATGTTTAGAGGATGTTCTGAGTAATCGATTTATCGGTTATAGCACCGATTCTCATAATGAAGATATCTTGAGCTTTATTAACTCTTTACTTGTCTTGGAATCACTGCAAGAATATGAGCCTCAAATATATTATTAATTCACCTTGAGAATGATGTTCATTTACTATTATAAAAATTCGATAGGCATAATAGGAGAAGGTCGTTGGCATAAAACCAACGACTTTTTTATTTTCGCTTATCCTGCACACTCATATCAAAACCAATTAGATTAACCATTTCCCGGAGCCGTGATCGTAACCGGTTACCGTATGCTTCTTCGAGTTCGGTGGCGGAAAGATTGGTGGTGATGTGTGTCTTCAACTTTCCGGCGATAAAGAGATCGTATCTGGAGAGTAGTATCTCGGCTAAGACATTGCATTCGTTACCGAAATGTTTCATGTTCTTTTCGGTACCAAGGTCGTCAAAGCAATAGTTGCGGAATTCACTGGAATAGATCTTTCCACGGCTGTACCGGTGGATGGTTTCATAACCATCTTGGATAAATTCAAATGTGATATCTCTGGCACTTTTTACTACAAATTTGTTTTCGTTACTGCAGATTAATCGACAGAGGTTCATCAATGTGGTTTTTCCGCAACCGATGGGACCGGTTAGCATAATTCCTTTGTTGAGATCAATGTTTTGTTTTTGACATAATTCCTGGTCCTGAAGAAAGTATGCTGTAAGTTTGAGGATTGTAGAAACATCGTCCTGGTGTATCTGAAACTTTGGACCATAAAGTTCTTTTCCTTTTTGCTCAAGAAAATTGAATACTTGATTATAATCAAAGAGGTTCGAAATAGTTTTTATTTGCGCTGCTATGGAGGTGTTGTGCTCTTGGTGATTTGTCCTGTTTTGCATTTGAGTTGAATTTGGTTGTGTTTGCGATCCAATTTTTTCCTGAAGCTTTCCAATCTATCATTGGGCTTTTTCCGCCAACTAGCCATCCATTGGCAGTGTAGTGATTGATGAACCTTTGCGCTTCCTGAATGGTGGCGTGCTGGCTGAGGAAAAACTCTTCGACCTGGTGTGTTGCTGGTGGTATTTTATTTTCTTTTTTTTCGGAACTTTTTTCTTTTTTGAATTGAGGAATTGAAAATTCGGACCTAACCATTTTTTTATTTAATTTTTTCTCTTTCTCTCGCGAGTGAGTACTGATATTATCTGTGATAATATTAGTACTAGATAGTTTATTATATGGCTCGTTTAATGGTCTTGTGGTCAAAATATGAACAGGTTCATGCTTTGGACTGCTGACTGGTAAATCTTTTGGAAAAAACGAGATCTGGCTTCCTTTTAATGGATTGTAAGATGGCTTATAATCGATATATCTGTTGGAATGAAGATATGCCATTGCTTTGTGATATGTTGCCTTTGAATTTATCTTACTGAGACGCATGATATCGTCACGGATAATTTGAATTTGTTGAGTAAAACGAGCCTGATTCCAACTTTGAAATAGAGCCATAAAGAGGCTCATATATGTAGGTGTAAATTTCGGATCTACAGATGACTTGTTGAAAAAATGAGTTAGCTGCTTAATGTAGTTCATGATTGGGTTTTTATGAAAATGAAGAAGAATTGCTTTCAAAAGATTGTTGGATGGCGTCCAAAGAATAGAAATAGGTGTTTCCAAATTTTGTCCATTTGATAGTTCCATTGATGCGATAGTTCTGTAGTGTACCAGGAGAAATATTTAACAGTTTTTCGACTTCTTTAGAGCGAAGCCATTTCTTACGGTGTTCATTTTTCTCATTCATTAAATTTTTAAATTCGCTAATTAATTCAACTTTGAATCTAATCAGGTCTTCCTTAGTCAAAATTTCAACTGACATAACTTTTTGGTTTATTGTGAATTGTAAAATTGGACATTATCTAAATGTATTTTTCACAAGTTGGTAACAACTTGTGAAAAATAATTATGGAAATATCTCGTTATCAGTGTCTTTTATTCTTTTGGATAAAGAGTCTTTTAATGCATCTAGAAATTTGGTCTTATTATTTTTACGTGCACGTATGTCGAAAAAAACGCGATTATACTGCCCTAAGTCGAGGTCGAATATTTCTTGAAAATACTCAGCTATTTCTTTTAGATCAGCTTTACCATTATTGAATACACCGGAGGAGTGTAGTGCGTAAATG
It includes:
- a CDS encoding type II toxin-antitoxin system death-on-curing family toxin codes for the protein MRFIYIERIEDVIKAHDKVIAISGGLPGVKNIEYIDSVIYQIRNDDYYPEFEDKLTHLVFSVNKFHAFQDGNKRSSIAVGGLFLELNGFDYVGSRFIREMENITVCVAEDIIDKDMLWELIYSIIYEDDFPEELKIRLTHSLLRAQALNLLKLDDDDDVEFEDVF
- a CDS encoding helix-turn-helix domain-containing protein; the encoded protein is MSKENKIGPKISRLRELRGMKQEALANALGVSQQTVSNIERSESIEEDLLAQVAEILGVTTDAIENFSEEAVFNYFNSFHDNSGAGAYSTNSTFSFNPIEKLIEAHEENKKLYERLLESEKSKVELLEKLLNSK
- a CDS encoding GIN domain-containing protein, translated to MIEFDSIVVQTQCRVSLQKGEVTSFSIDEDSDRAGWIEIDIVNGELVIYTRPEFYGFLLLHDYYPKINITFNELKGLRLLDRCFVKSIDTLLLHQTGIIVKEGSLNICVDAFSIDCTVLKNARVKISGESIISHILTNQKAIYDGSAFECSEGTVHAHFDSTISIWYTTEVEIGLWGRSKLTYRDTPRMKIVQIDEGCSLKALEIPLT
- a CDS encoding ATPase; the protein is MQNRTNHQEHNTSIAAQIKTISNLFDYNQVFNFLEQKGKELYGPKFQIHQDDVSTILKLTAYFLQDQELCQKQNIDLNKGIMLTGPIGCGKTTLMNLCRLICSNENKFVVKSARDITFEFIQDGYETIHRYSRGKIYSSEFRNYCFDDLGTEKNMKHFGNECNVLAEILLSRYDLFIAGKLKTHITTNLSATELEEAYGNRLRSRLREMVNLIGFDMSVQDKRK
- a CDS encoding helix-turn-helix domain-containing protein codes for the protein MSVEILTKEDLIRFKVELISEFKNLMNEKNEHRKKWLRSKEVEKLLNISPGTLQNYRINGTIKWTKFGNTYFYSLDAIQQSFESNSSSFS